From a region of the Fervidicoccaceae archaeon genome:
- a CDS encoding amino acid ABC transporter ATP-binding protein produces MGNEILRVESVWKFFDGRPVVKGISLAINRKDRFVIIGPSGSGKSTLLRMMNLLIRPDRGKVFFDGIELTSPKVDPTEYRKRIGMVFQHYNLFLHMNVMKNVTFGLIKVRGMRPEEAKARAEAALERVHIPRNLWSKYPSQLSGGEQQRVAIARAVAMDPEVILFDEPTSALDPELIGEVLDVMKELAREGMTMVVVTHELGFAASVATKIAFIDSGEIVEDGTPKEVLFSPKKERTRAFLSRMWELHRIEPEW; encoded by the coding sequence GTGGGCAATGAAATACTGAGAGTGGAGAGCGTTTGGAAGTTCTTCGACGGAAGACCAGTAGTGAAGGGCATCTCTCTGGCTATAAATAGGAAGGATAGGTTTGTAATAATAGGTCCTTCAGGCTCAGGTAAATCTACTTTACTTAGGATGATGAACTTGCTGATAAGACCTGATAGGGGTAAGGTCTTTTTCGATGGAATTGAGCTCACTTCCCCCAAGGTTGATCCAACTGAATACAGAAAAAGAATTGGAATGGTTTTTCAGCACTACAATCTATTCCTTCACATGAATGTGATGAAAAATGTGACATTCGGTCTAATTAAAGTGAGAGGGATGAGACCAGAGGAGGCAAAAGCAAGGGCTGAAGCTGCCCTAGAGAGGGTTCATATTCCAAGGAACTTGTGGAGCAAGTATCCCTCGCAGCTGAGCGGGGGGGAGCAGCAGAGGGTTGCCATAGCGAGGGCTGTAGCTATGGATCCCGAAGTTATACTCTTCGATGAGCCAACTTCTGCTCTGGATCCCGAGCTCATAGGAGAGGTTCTCGATGTTATGAAGGAGTTGGCCCGTGAGGGTATGACAATGGTTGTTGTAACTCATGAGCTGGGATTCGCTGCATCAGTTGCTACGAAGATAGCCTTTATAGATTCAGGAGAGATTGTTGAAGACGGAACTCCAAAGGAAGTCTTGTTCTCCCCAAAGAAGGAAAGGACGAGAGCCTTTCTAAGCAGAATGTGGGAACTTCATAGAATAGAGCCTGAATGGTGA
- a CDS encoding amino acid ABC transporter permease, with protein sequence MASFQTFFPYIHIILDALTTTFSLSILGFILGFIIGTFFLFIRTFSTQLIARIVDGIVDVLRGIPLLVMLFLIFYGFPSLGIRIPNFIAAVLGMGLLSGAYQSQIFRSLLHSVSTSQYESSLAIGLSRWGSFRYIIFPQVLRLSIPALINEYTILLKDTSVAYAIGVTEMFTQSVHVAQVILSFTYPLLFVSAVYLAICFSLSSLANYLYRKLSYGYSIREYIGG encoded by the coding sequence TTGGCATCATTCCAAACTTTTTTTCCATATATACACATAATATTGGATGCCCTTACCACTACTTTTTCCCTCTCAATTTTAGGTTTCATTCTTGGCTTCATAATAGGAACTTTTTTCCTCTTCATTAGAACTTTTTCCACTCAGCTTATAGCTAGGATTGTGGATGGAATTGTTGATGTATTGAGGGGGATCCCTCTCCTAGTCATGCTATTTCTCATATTCTATGGTTTTCCTTCCTTGGGAATTAGAATTCCAAATTTCATTGCTGCTGTGCTGGGGATGGGGCTTTTGTCTGGGGCCTATCAATCCCAAATTTTCAGATCTCTTCTTCATTCGGTAAGCACTTCTCAATACGAAAGCTCTCTGGCCATCGGTCTAAGCAGGTGGGGAAGCTTCAGATACATAATTTTTCCCCAAGTTCTCAGGCTCTCCATACCTGCTCTAATAAATGAATATACAATATTGCTGAAAGACACATCCGTGGCCTACGCCATAGGAGTCACGGAGATGTTCACACAATCTGTTCATGTTGCTCAAGTTATACTCAGCTTCACATATCCGCTTTTATTTGTCTCAGCCGTCTACCTGGCTATATGCTTCTCCCTTTCGTCTCTGGCCAATTATCTCTATAGAAAGCTCTCCTATGGATATAGCATCCGTGAATACATAGGTGGTTGA
- a CDS encoding basic amino acid ABC transporter substrate-binding protein: protein MKNIILVIAVVAIVIIAGIAYYGAAHQGVSTQTQTSQTTSTTIGTTTTASSSLPVLKVGTSPDFPPFEYIDDKGNIVGFDIDLVNILANMTGYKVQIVPMSFDSLILALQNKQIDVIAAGLTIRPDREKVVSFTIPYWNASMSIVVRNGSSFMPKSLDDLVGKTVGAESSTTGELIVKQYMNETGKVINLKSYENFILIVQDLVNGKLDAAMIDTPVAQSFTKQYPVVISATIDTGQRFALAVNKDDTQLLNQLNSALKQLLGSPQWDQLVAKYFG from the coding sequence ATGAAGAATATAATATTGGTAATAGCTGTTGTAGCCATTGTCATAATAGCAGGGATAGCTTACTATGGAGCTGCACATCAAGGAGTATCGACGCAAACTCAAACTTCACAGACAACCAGTACTACTATAGGAACTACAACCACTGCATCCAGCTCGCTACCTGTCCTAAAAGTTGGGACATCTCCCGACTTTCCACCGTTCGAATACATTGACGATAAGGGTAACATAGTAGGCTTTGACATCGATCTCGTGAATATACTTGCTAACATGACTGGATACAAGGTTCAGATAGTTCCAATGTCTTTTGATAGCTTGATACTTGCTTTGCAAAATAAGCAGATAGATGTCATAGCTGCAGGTCTCACCATAAGGCCAGATAGGGAGAAGGTTGTTTCCTTCACTATACCGTACTGGAATGCAAGCATGTCAATTGTGGTCAGGAACGGAAGCAGCTTCATGCCTAAGTCATTGGACGATCTGGTTGGAAAGACTGTTGGAGCCGAGTCATCAACTACTGGAGAGTTAATAGTAAAGCAATATATGAACGAAACTGGAAAGGTGATAAACTTGAAATCATATGAGAACTTCATCTTGATAGTTCAAGATCTTGTCAATGGAAAGCTGGATGCTGCTATGATCGATACTCCTGTTGCTCAATCGTTTACAAAGCAATATCCAGTAGTAATTTCAGCCACAATAGACACTGGGCAAAGGTTCGCCCTTGCTGTTAACAAGGACGACACGCAGCTGCTTAATCAGCTGAATTCAGCACTCAAGCAGCTTTTGGGTTCACCACAATGGGATCAGCTAGTAGCGAAGTACTTCGGGTGA
- a CDS encoding carbon-nitrogen hydrolase family protein: MAREFELILYQHGRTKLGLDENLKKVVKKLGEARVETNAIAVLPEMWFGPIAIEEDRLDAALTPLHLLSTDLGIHIVPGAFYIKTERGTFSRSYLISPGDRRELISEKIFPSHPMKEREKIKRGRTLRVLDLGFARISSIICVDAIYPEIPRYLSINGAEIILNPASIPANRAQLWRSLASVRAAENTVFWATVMLTESTYPDGRPLKGGSVVAGPRGEIIADMGALEQAIKVKISPDLIEKQRSRWPYLRDIEEIGWKSKYEAMLLNEMIDETEQKA; the protein is encoded by the coding sequence TTGGCGAGAGAGTTCGAACTTATTCTGTATCAACATGGAAGGACTAAGCTGGGTTTAGATGAGAACCTAAAAAAAGTAGTGAAGAAGCTGGGGGAAGCAAGAGTTGAAACAAATGCTATAGCAGTTCTTCCGGAAATGTGGTTTGGTCCAATTGCAATAGAGGAAGACCGCCTCGATGCTGCCCTAACACCCCTTCATCTTCTCTCCACAGATTTAGGCATACATATAGTCCCAGGCGCATTTTACATCAAAACTGAGAGAGGGACATTCAGCAGAAGCTATCTGATTTCTCCAGGAGATAGGAGGGAGCTCATATCCGAAAAGATTTTCCCAAGCCACCCTATGAAGGAGAGGGAGAAAATAAAGAGGGGAAGGACGCTCAGAGTATTAGATCTGGGTTTCGCAAGGATTTCCTCGATAATCTGCGTAGATGCTATCTATCCAGAAATACCAAGATATCTATCAATAAATGGAGCAGAAATCATACTCAATCCTGCCAGCATTCCAGCAAACAGAGCTCAGCTGTGGAGAAGCTTAGCTTCGGTGAGAGCAGCGGAAAATACAGTCTTCTGGGCCACTGTTATGCTAACAGAATCCACATATCCAGATGGCAGACCTCTTAAGGGCGGAAGCGTTGTTGCTGGACCAAGGGGAGAAATAATTGCTGATATGGGAGCCCTCGAGCAGGCAATCAAGGTAAAAATTAGCCCTGATTTAATAGAGAAGCAGAGGTCGAGGTGGCCCTACCTCAGAGATATAGAGGAAATTGGATGGAAAAGCAAATATGAAGCTATGCTATTGAATGAAATGATAGACGAAACGGAGCAAAAAGCATAG